A stretch of DNA from Campylobacter concisus:
CTGGGCAGCCGCAAATATCGGCAAAGAGGTGCGTTGCTACGTGAGCGAAAATCAAAATGTCTTGATTGCTAAGCTTGATGATCATTTTGTTGGAGCTAGGATTTTTATAACAGGATACAGTGCAAATTTACTTCAAAAGCTCGTTGTAAAGATCACAGAGGCTGATATCGCAAGCGCTAAAATTTTTGCAAAAGTGGTAAGAAAGATCGATGTATAGAAAAGATTTGGAGCTAAATTTAGCAAATGCAAATTTAAGCAACTACTTCTTGCTTTTTGGGGCGGATGAGTTTCAGATCGAGCTTTTTGGCAAGGAGATTTTGAGCTTTTACTCAAGCGAAGATGCAAATTTGTTAAGCCTTTATTTTGACGAGTACAACTACGCGCAAGCAAGCTCTCACCTAAGCGAGCAGTCGCTTTTTGGCGGCAAAAATATCCTTTATATAAAAAGCGACAAAAAGATCCCAGCAAAAGAGCTAAAGGAGCTCATCTTGCTTTGCTCGAAAAGCCAGGATAACTACTTCCTATTTGAGCTTTATGAGTCCGATATGAAACTAGTTTTTGATACGCAAAAGGCTTTTGGGACAAATTTTGCTAGATTTTTTAAGCCCTCAACTCCAGATGAAGCGATAAATTTACTAGCCAAAAACTCAGCCAAAATAGGCCTAAACATAACCAAAAACGCACTTTATGAGCTTTACTTTACGCATAATGAAAATTTATACCTTGCAGCAAGCGAGCTAACAAAGCTAAAGAGCCTAAACACACACATCGAACAAGATGATGTAAAAAGGCTGGTTTTTGGACTTGGCGGGATAAATTTTGATGATTTTTTTAATAAATTTATGGCTCTAAAAGATATAAAAAACGACTTTTTTACCTACTTAGAAGATCCAAATTTTAATGAAATTTTTCTTCTAAACTCGCTTTACAAAGCATTTTTTAGGCTATTTAAAATTTACTCTTATATAAAGGTAAATGGTCGCTTAAATTTAGATGAGGCAATTGGTTATCAACCGCCTGTAAATGTCGCAAATTTATTAAAAGCAAATAGCTTAAAACCAAATTTAAATACATATCTAGAGATATTTAAAACGCTAAATTTAGCCGAGCTAGAGCTAAAAACAAACACAAAAATGGATAAAGAAATTTTTGTATTATCAACTATTTTAAATTTGCAACATCTCATATCAACAGCAAATATTAAGTAACTTTAAGCTAAAATCCACCCTTGCTTAAAGCAAAATCCTTGCTCACAAAGTGAGCTAAATATCCATAAGGAGAAGAAATGAAACATTACGAGCTTTTATTTATTCTTAAGCCGACACTAACGGAAGAGGAAGTTAAAGCTAAAGTTGACTTCGTAAAAGAAGTTATAACAAAAAACGGCGGCGAGATCGCTACTGTCGTTGAGATGGGCACTAGAAAGTTAGCCTATGCCATCAAAAAATATGAACGTGGAACATACTTTGTTATCTACTACAAAGCACCACCAGCACTTCTTGCAGAGCTTACAAGAAACGTAAGAATTACTGAAGATATCATAAGATTTTTAAGCGTTAAATATGAAAATAAACGCGAAATCGCAGCCTGGGAAAGACTTTGCAAAGGTATCAAACAAACTATCAAAAAAGAGACTCGTGAGCCAAGAGCACCGCGTGAGCCAAGAGTTGAAAAAGTAGACGAGCAAACTTTTACAGAAGAATAATCAAGGATAAAAAATGTTCAATAAAGTAGTACTGGTTGGAAATTTAACAAGAGATATCGAGCTAAGATACACTACTAGTGGATCTGCTATAGGAAATTCCGGTATTGCTGTTACTAGAAAATTTAATACTAACGGCGAAAAACGTGAAGAGACATGCTTTA
This window harbors:
- the holA gene encoding DNA polymerase III subunit delta; translated protein: MYRKDLELNLANANLSNYFLLFGADEFQIELFGKEILSFYSSEDANLLSLYFDEYNYAQASSHLSEQSLFGGKNILYIKSDKKIPAKELKELILLCSKSQDNYFLFELYESDMKLVFDTQKAFGTNFARFFKPSTPDEAINLLAKNSAKIGLNITKNALYELYFTHNENLYLAASELTKLKSLNTHIEQDDVKRLVFGLGGINFDDFFNKFMALKDIKNDFFTYLEDPNFNEIFLLNSLYKAFFRLFKIYSYIKVNGRLNLDEAIGYQPPVNVANLLKANSLKPNLNTYLEIFKTLNLAELELKTNTKMDKEIFVLSTILNLQHLISTANIK
- the rpsF gene encoding 30S ribosomal protein S6 encodes the protein MKHYELLFILKPTLTEEEVKAKVDFVKEVITKNGGEIATVVEMGTRKLAYAIKKYERGTYFVIYYKAPPALLAELTRNVRITEDIIRFLSVKYENKREIAAWERLCKGIKQTIKKETREPRAPREPRVEKVDEQTFTEE